In one Hymenobacter sp. DG25B genomic region, the following are encoded:
- a CDS encoding T9SS type A sorting domain-containing protein has protein sequence MSITIQKGGVLDMQNFGFSSTITKLDGQGLLRLASVNFPGITTNNFDDAGTGTVEYYDLGTENLPTIAQYNNLLFSNSKPTAMEASVRTGTTVLGTLTTKKTGAGALTLSLGANDIAVTGDMTLAAGTMLTGSGDITSSGNITNNGTISSTGSITFTGAANRTFAVNGATSLKSIIINKGSNAQYILSVTAGAANLLSLTDTGNNNPKIDIQNGTIQLGSNITTQLMVSANGNNGYVIPATAGLWVNGADISVPAAVNGGLISLGSFRISAGTFTSTGNDGTVIGDVGSYTIEGGTVNSEKFSPKKVGTPVGSFVMTGGTMNLKGTGANMNNQKPYARFSVPYSGQTYSVSGGTINVYNSEDSGQGALSAVEIGVGTGNYSVTGGDFNVILPGTGIFNNTQNMNISSTVPFWNLSISRPVAGTGTPVAALAATVNNTVQPLVVANNLILVSSANQPTLQTNSQNVTVQGDFVINTGTVYLPGANATSFTGSKNQSLQIDGTIGLTGALGLNQMVMDKSNGTLTLAGSSTASMRVRSTLTLANGVFNDAGKVLTVLGNVVNSATHTSSGTTTGSITLAGTALQTVGGDGSGIFGNLILNNTTGAAGTLAVQATADQTVSGTLTLANDRLFDINTHRLYITAVSKDAIVATGGAFSSTRMILTAGNQSDGGIRKTYGSLEAFIFPVGTQVGATYYYTPAAINLTAVPGKYGKINVAPVKVVNPFSTDKPKTLQYYWKVSEYDFAGLAANKVVHKYTAPNALISGDKAFYVAAYYDPATVTWKTNNQASDVVKNATTLDINFSGVNINGEYTAGDYRTAFGTINKFYSRKTGNWNDATTWSRTGYDGVATTDVPGAGNPVFIGNNYTVTVTANGVASGSLQIDKGATLDVGTTTGHNFGSLPEEIVQGSGTLRIASTGATAVFPGGDFANFLGTQGGTVEYYTVGNTNFTLPANTVASYYNLVLNAGAGRTLTLPNQNLRIYNDLSVGTLAGYTGLAALSAGVNGDLTIGGNIDVQNGRLQYGAATRNVVVGANVLVGSGAAFGIVTGTAANTLQIGGGVTNNGTFDLAPAGGKIDVTFVGDTDQKITGTGTTTRFNKLTVDKGTSRTPVITLDVAGTLSVPTTDNWLVLTNGTFSFAKTNTTIQVNAGEYTIGNTAGLAVNGTGAVINLATGANLQLDGRLSALAGTINVGRSIEYSGASQPEILVTTGTLNVDGRIRRPFTTTQGALTYTQTGGAVLVRGNNATTNLTRAQFEVLNAGSSFNMSGGTLTVLKTLSSGTTADVYLHPAASTVTGGEIILGTSGATVASTLTLDTSVPLYSLKVENGANTAQLLQNPLTLKGNLTIGNANSIFDTNGFDVAVGGNFSNGNTTTTTGLAVGGYRVQTATQTTTLNGSSNNQLLTGAPGNLTNFGNLVVNNTNSSGKVTLAASTALRVQGQLTLTKGELADGGNTISVLGNVVNSARHSGTGKIALIGTAAQTIGGNGTGIFGNLEVNNSNGATTLVAQQVDGVLTLTNGNLTIGSNLLKLTNTSSAAIVGTTNTKYIITNGNVADEGVQKAFPASAAARFIFPIGVAGKYTPASYDVNTNAVAGTITVAPVNSAHPSTTDNTKSELKYYWRVNSTGFSTGSALAIRHVYQYVAADAPEESSYVAGRFLINGWIPTGGISSTILTAQHVIALANITANTTVSYINGDYTAGASSEFQAVKVYYSRNLAPNITTTGADWATASSWTFQADGSDAAVMPTAGPVAGTPVVILPTHVIKTAAAGQNASSLTLNGTLDISNYTSNNFGVVTGTGRLKINSSTFPAGNYADFTSGTGGTVEYTGSIVTLPPRSVYNNLVFSGTGATKSLGNVALQLNGYMTIEAGNTVNNNDNIDVTLLNAAQNFINSGTVNLGNGALTVAGSLTNNVAASLTLGGKATVGATLTNTGTLTSADGEVVAATLVNSGTYNTGAGALRVTADLTNSGTLNAENQSGAITVGGNLTTSGIFRAGNGNLTVAGNVSNSGAYFANANPLTIGGDFANLGTGSFNAGTGTIDLQGNWTNSATFIPNMGTVRFLSNVARTLGGTQPTAFYTVYKQGSGSLTMSQNITIGNVLNLNNGNIVTGANTLALTNAATQPVIGQSLSAYILGKLAITFPTTSFAARTFPVGNFKPGDTSTNFYRPVTIVAQGGSTAGTVVQVEMVQTSATGQVAAGSGISNLSRVRYYSITALSGAISSPTVQLSFNTNINDEEIKVPSNLRVARATAAGGTWTNEGGAGVFSPAAPAGYVTSGITSITNNSLFALASTNLVDNPLNNSYTPLPVELVTFTAKAVGTTVRVAWATSMERNSSYFVVERSLNGKDFEAVAQVAAQGTSTTRFEYAATDARPFQGQSYYRLRQVDNDGRTAYSAVVVVKMAGLAKAALQAYPNPAKGTQFNVLVQGLKGTAGTLRITDGFGREVYRMAVNLTLDQQDMLVKPAAKLAAGMYIVSLQTADGRFTQKLVVE, from the coding sequence TTGAGCATCACTATTCAGAAAGGTGGCGTGCTGGACATGCAGAACTTTGGCTTCAGCAGCACCATTACCAAGCTGGATGGCCAGGGTCTGTTGCGTCTGGCTAGTGTGAACTTTCCTGGTATCACCACCAACAATTTTGATGATGCGGGCACCGGTACGGTAGAATACTATGATCTGGGCACGGAGAATCTGCCTACAATTGCGCAGTATAATAACCTGCTGTTCAGTAATAGCAAGCCAACGGCTATGGAAGCTTCGGTCAGAACCGGTACTACGGTGCTGGGTACCCTGACCACTAAGAAGACCGGTGCAGGCGCCCTCACACTGTCTTTAGGCGCAAATGATATAGCCGTTACTGGGGATATGACCCTGGCAGCTGGTACAATGCTTACGGGAAGTGGAGACATTACCAGCAGCGGGAATATAACCAATAACGGAACTATCAGCAGTACGGGCTCTATTACTTTCACGGGTGCCGCTAACCGCACCTTTGCAGTTAATGGCGCTACATCGTTAAAGTCCATTATAATTAACAAGGGTAGCAACGCACAGTATATATTATCCGTCACTGCCGGTGCCGCGAACTTGCTCTCCTTAACGGATACCGGGAATAACAATCCTAAAATCGATATTCAAAACGGTACCATTCAGCTGGGTAGCAATATCACTACGCAGTTAATGGTTTCAGCCAATGGTAACAATGGCTATGTCATTCCCGCTACAGCAGGCCTTTGGGTGAATGGTGCTGATATATCTGTGCCTGCCGCTGTAAATGGTGGTCTGATATCGTTGGGGAGTTTCCGTATCAGTGCAGGTACGTTCACCTCAACCGGTAACGATGGTACCGTAATTGGCGACGTAGGCAGCTATACCATAGAAGGGGGAACAGTAAATTCTGAAAAGTTCAGCCCAAAGAAGGTAGGAACGCCTGTCGGCAGCTTTGTGATGACAGGTGGTACCATGAACCTGAAGGGAACTGGTGCTAATATGAATAACCAGAAGCCCTATGCGCGCTTCTCTGTTCCGTATTCGGGACAGACGTATAGCGTAAGTGGTGGTACCATCAATGTGTACAACTCGGAAGACAGCGGCCAGGGTGCACTGTCCGCCGTGGAAATCGGAGTTGGGACCGGTAACTACTCGGTTACGGGCGGCGACTTCAATGTGATTTTGCCCGGCACCGGTATCTTCAACAATACGCAGAACATGAACATTTCCAGCACGGTGCCGTTCTGGAATTTGTCTATCTCCCGCCCGGTAGCGGGCACTGGTACGCCGGTAGCCGCCTTAGCTGCTACGGTAAATAATACCGTTCAACCGCTGGTAGTAGCGAATAATCTGATACTGGTAAGCAGCGCTAACCAACCCACCCTACAGACCAACAGCCAGAACGTAACGGTACAGGGTGACTTTGTAATTAACACTGGTACGGTGTACCTACCCGGTGCCAATGCCACCAGCTTTACCGGCAGCAAAAATCAGTCGCTGCAGATTGACGGCACCATTGGATTAACCGGCGCCTTGGGTCTGAACCAGATGGTGATGGACAAATCGAACGGTACGCTCACGCTGGCTGGTTCCTCTACTGCTTCCATGCGGGTGCGCAGCACTCTTACCTTGGCAAACGGTGTATTCAACGATGCGGGCAAAGTTCTCACGGTGCTGGGCAACGTGGTCAACTCGGCTACGCACACCAGCAGCGGCACCACCACCGGCAGCATCACGCTGGCCGGCACAGCTCTGCAAACCGTAGGCGGCGATGGGAGCGGTATCTTCGGTAACCTGATCCTCAACAACACAACGGGTGCAGCGGGCACTCTGGCCGTGCAGGCTACTGCCGATCAGACCGTAAGCGGTACGCTTACCCTGGCCAACGACCGGCTGTTCGACATCAACACGCATCGGTTATATATTACTGCAGTAAGCAAAGACGCCATTGTAGCTACTGGAGGAGCTTTCTCCAGCACGCGCATGATCCTGACTGCGGGTAACCAGAGCGACGGTGGTATTCGCAAAACCTATGGCTCGCTGGAGGCCTTTATCTTCCCCGTGGGTACGCAGGTAGGCGCCACTTATTACTATACCCCTGCCGCCATCAATCTCACGGCCGTGCCAGGTAAGTATGGGAAAATAAATGTGGCTCCGGTAAAAGTGGTGAACCCTTTCTCCACTGATAAGCCCAAAACGCTGCAGTATTACTGGAAGGTATCAGAATATGACTTTGCTGGTCTGGCTGCTAATAAGGTCGTGCACAAGTACACGGCACCCAATGCGCTGATCAGTGGGGATAAAGCTTTCTATGTAGCCGCCTACTACGACCCGGCTACCGTGACCTGGAAGACGAATAACCAGGCCAGTGATGTAGTGAAAAATGCGACCACCCTTGATATCAACTTCTCGGGCGTGAACATTAATGGGGAATACACGGCTGGTGACTACCGCACGGCCTTCGGTACCATCAACAAGTTCTACAGCCGCAAAACCGGTAACTGGAACGATGCCACTACGTGGTCGAGAACCGGCTATGATGGCGTAGCTACTACCGATGTGCCGGGTGCCGGCAACCCTGTATTCATTGGCAACAACTATACGGTAACGGTTACGGCTAACGGGGTTGCCTCCGGTAGCCTGCAGATAGATAAAGGGGCTACGCTGGATGTTGGAACTACTACCGGCCATAACTTTGGCTCCCTGCCCGAGGAAATTGTGCAGGGCTCCGGTACGCTGCGCATTGCCAGCACGGGTGCTACCGCCGTATTCCCTGGTGGTGACTTTGCTAACTTCCTGGGAACACAAGGCGGTACGGTAGAGTACTACACGGTTGGAAATACCAACTTTACACTGCCCGCCAACACCGTAGCCAGCTACTACAATCTGGTATTGAATGCCGGTGCTGGCCGCACGCTTACCCTGCCCAACCAAAACCTGCGCATTTATAATGATTTGAGCGTGGGTACCCTGGCCGGTTACACCGGTTTGGCCGCGCTCAGCGCCGGAGTGAATGGTGACCTCACGATTGGTGGCAATATAGATGTACAGAATGGCCGGCTCCAGTATGGTGCCGCCACGCGTAACGTTGTGGTAGGTGCTAATGTGCTGGTTGGATCGGGGGCTGCTTTTGGTATTGTAACCGGTACTGCAGCTAATACGCTGCAGATAGGCGGTGGCGTTACGAATAACGGCACATTTGATCTGGCACCTGCAGGTGGCAAGATTGATGTAACGTTTGTAGGTGACACGGACCAGAAAATAACCGGTACCGGTACCACCACCAGATTCAATAAGCTCACCGTTGACAAAGGCACTTCCCGCACACCGGTTATAACACTGGATGTAGCGGGTACCTTATCCGTACCAACCACTGATAATTGGCTGGTGCTGACCAATGGTACATTCAGTTTCGCCAAAACCAATACTACTATTCAGGTAAATGCCGGAGAATATACTATTGGCAACACGGCTGGACTGGCAGTAAATGGCACCGGAGCCGTTATTAATCTTGCCACGGGGGCTAACCTGCAATTGGATGGCCGCCTGAGTGCATTGGCTGGCACCATAAACGTAGGGCGCAGCATAGAATATTCCGGCGCTAGCCAGCCGGAAATTCTGGTAACCACCGGTACGCTAAACGTGGATGGCCGTATTCGTCGGCCTTTCACTACTACCCAGGGCGCTCTAACCTACACCCAGACCGGCGGAGCCGTGCTGGTACGGGGCAACAATGCTACTACTAACCTGACCCGGGCCCAGTTTGAGGTGCTGAACGCTGGCAGCTCCTTCAACATGTCAGGGGGTACGCTCACCGTGCTCAAAACATTAAGTAGTGGTACTACCGCCGATGTATACCTGCACCCGGCTGCCAGCACCGTAACGGGTGGCGAAATCATCCTGGGTACCAGTGGTGCCACGGTTGCTTCTACTCTGACGCTGGATACTTCAGTGCCCTTGTATAGCCTGAAGGTGGAGAATGGTGCCAATACCGCACAGCTGCTGCAAAATCCCCTCACGCTGAAAGGTAACCTGACTATTGGCAACGCCAATTCTATTTTTGATACCAATGGCTTCGATGTAGCGGTAGGCGGCAATTTCAGCAACGGTAACACCACCACCACTACCGGTTTGGCAGTGGGTGGTTACCGCGTGCAGACTGCTACGCAAACCACTACTTTGAACGGCTCATCCAACAACCAGCTGCTGACCGGTGCGCCCGGTAACCTGACCAACTTCGGCAACCTGGTAGTGAACAACACAAATTCCAGTGGCAAAGTAACCCTGGCTGCCAGCACCGCGCTGCGCGTGCAGGGACAGCTAACGCTTACGAAAGGCGAACTGGCGGATGGTGGCAACACTATTTCGGTGTTGGGCAATGTAGTAAACTCTGCCAGGCACAGTGGTACGGGCAAAATTGCCCTGATTGGTACGGCTGCTCAAACCATTGGTGGTAATGGCACGGGTATCTTTGGTAACCTGGAAGTGAACAATAGTAATGGCGCAACTACTCTGGTTGCCCAGCAGGTTGATGGCGTGCTTACGCTCACCAACGGCAACCTGACCATTGGCTCCAACCTCCTGAAACTGACCAATACCAGCAGTGCAGCTATTGTTGGCACAACGAATACCAAGTACATTATCACTAATGGCAACGTGGCGGATGAAGGCGTGCAAAAGGCCTTCCCGGCTTCTGCAGCTGCCCGTTTCATCTTCCCCATTGGTGTAGCTGGCAAGTATACTCCGGCTTCCTATGATGTGAATACTAATGCGGTAGCGGGTACCATCACAGTAGCGCCGGTAAACTCGGCACATCCCTCCACTACTGACAACACCAAATCAGAGCTGAAGTACTACTGGCGCGTGAATAGTACCGGATTCAGTACGGGCAGCGCATTAGCTATTCGTCACGTGTACCAGTATGTGGCTGCGGATGCTCCTGAAGAAAGCTCCTACGTAGCCGGTCGGTTCCTGATTAATGGCTGGATCCCTACTGGTGGTATCAGCTCTACTATATTGACGGCACAGCATGTTATTGCTCTCGCCAATATCACAGCAAATACGACGGTTAGCTATATTAATGGTGACTACACGGCTGGTGCATCATCGGAATTCCAGGCGGTGAAAGTGTACTACAGCCGCAACTTGGCTCCCAACATTACTACTACCGGTGCTGACTGGGCTACGGCCAGTTCCTGGACATTCCAGGCTGATGGCTCGGATGCAGCCGTGATGCCGACTGCAGGCCCTGTGGCTGGTACGCCGGTGGTAATTTTGCCAACCCACGTTATTAAAACGGCAGCCGCTGGCCAGAATGCTTCGTCACTGACGCTGAACGGAACACTGGACATCAGCAACTACACCTCCAACAACTTTGGTGTGGTAACAGGCACGGGTCGTCTGAAAATCAACTCCTCTACCTTCCCGGCCGGTAATTATGCTGACTTCACGAGCGGCACCGGTGGAACGGTAGAATATACCGGCTCCATTGTAACGCTGCCACCCCGCTCTGTCTACAATAATCTGGTGTTCTCCGGCACGGGGGCTACCAAGTCCTTGGGCAACGTGGCCTTGCAGCTGAATGGTTATATGACGATTGAGGCCGGCAACACGGTGAATAACAATGATAACATTGATGTTACGCTGCTGAATGCCGCTCAGAACTTTATCAACAGTGGTACAGTGAACCTGGGGAATGGCGCCCTTACCGTAGCGGGCTCCCTGACGAATAACGTTGCGGCCAGCCTGACGCTAGGTGGTAAAGCCACGGTAGGAGCCACGCTAACCAACACTGGCACGCTAACTTCCGCTGATGGCGAAGTAGTAGCTGCTACCCTGGTAAACTCCGGTACTTATAACACGGGGGCTGGTGCACTACGCGTAACGGCTGATCTGACCAACTCCGGTACCCTGAACGCGGAGAACCAAAGCGGCGCTATTACGGTAGGTGGTAACCTGACAACCTCCGGCATCTTCCGGGCTGGCAACGGCAACTTGACGGTAGCCGGCAACGTGTCAAACTCGGGGGCTTACTTTGCCAACGCAAACCCGCTCACCATTGGCGGCGACTTTGCTAACCTGGGCACTGGTAGCTTCAACGCGGGCACCGGCACTATTGATCTGCAAGGAAACTGGACCAACTCGGCTACTTTCATTCCCAACATGGGCACGGTACGTTTCCTGAGTAATGTGGCCCGTACGCTGGGAGGCACACAGCCTACGGCATTCTACACGGTTTACAAGCAGGGCAGCGGTTCGCTGACTATGTCGCAGAACATAACGATTGGAAACGTGCTCAACCTCAACAATGGTAACATTGTGACGGGTGCCAACACACTGGCTCTCACCAATGCTGCTACGCAGCCGGTAATTGGCCAGAGCCTGAGTGCTTACATTCTGGGTAAACTGGCCATTACGTTCCCTACCACTTCGTTTGCTGCACGTACGTTCCCGGTGGGTAACTTCAAGCCGGGTGATACCTCCACCAACTTCTATCGTCCGGTAACTATTGTGGCCCAGGGCGGTAGCACTGCAGGTACAGTAGTACAGGTAGAAATGGTGCAGACTTCGGCAACCGGTCAGGTAGCAGCAGGCTCCGGCATCTCTAACCTGTCGCGGGTGCGCTACTACAGCATTACGGCACTTAGTGGAGCAATTAGCAGCCCAACGGTACAGCTAAGCTTTAATACCAACATCAACGATGAGGAAATTAAAGTGCCCAGCAACCTGCGCGTAGCGCGGGCCACAGCGGCCGGCGGTACCTGGACAAATGAAGGCGGCGCGGGGGTATTCTCCCCGGCGGCTCCTGCCGGCTATGTTACCTCCGGGATAACCAGCATTACCAACAATTCGCTGTTTGCCCTGGCATCTACCAACCTGGTAGATAACCCCCTGAACAATTCCTACACCCCGCTGCCTGTGGAACTGGTTACCTTCACGGCGAAAGCAGTGGGTACTACAGTGCGCGTGGCCTGGGCTACTTCTATGGAGCGCAACAGCTCGTACTTTGTAGTAGAACGCTCCCTGAACGGTAAGGACTTTGAAGCGGTAGCGCAAGTTGCCGCTCAGGGCACCAGCACTACCCGCTTTGAGTATGCTGCCACTGATGCTCGTCCGTTCCAAGGCCAGTCGTACTACCGCCTGCGCCAGGTGGATAACGATGGCCGCACAGCGTACAGCGCCGTGGTAGTGGTGAAGATGGCCGGCCTTGCCAAAGCGGCGCTGCAGGCGTATCCTAACCCCGCTAAAGGCACGCAGTTCAATGTACTGGTACAGGGCCTGAAAGGCACGGCCGGCACCTTGCGCATCACCGACGGCTTTGGCCGCGAGGTGTACCGCATGGCGGTTAACCTGACGCTGGATCAGCAGGATATGCTGGTGAAGCCCGCTGCCAAGCTGGCAGCCGGCATGTACATCGTCTCGCTGCAAACGGCCGATGGCCGCTTCACGCAGAAGCTGGTAGTAGAGTAA
- a CDS encoding MaoC family dehydratase: MSSITISSLAELQQYEGQDLGITPWHTITQEQINQFAAATLDFQWIHTDPVRAAAESPFGGTIAHGYLTLSLLPYFWNQLVQVENLKMQVNYEIESFRFNQAVLVNTPVRLHAKLLAVKDLRGIAKANIGVTMEIEGNKKPAYTGVITFLYHFL; this comes from the coding sequence ATGAGTAGCATTACGATTAGCAGCTTAGCTGAGCTGCAACAGTATGAGGGCCAGGACCTCGGTATCACGCCCTGGCATACCATCACGCAGGAGCAAATCAACCAGTTTGCCGCTGCCACGCTCGATTTCCAGTGGATTCATACTGACCCGGTGCGTGCCGCCGCTGAGTCGCCTTTCGGGGGCACCATTGCCCACGGCTACCTCACGCTGTCGTTGCTGCCTTACTTCTGGAACCAGCTGGTGCAGGTAGAAAACCTGAAGATGCAGGTGAACTACGAAATCGAAAGCTTCCGCTTCAACCAGGCTGTGCTGGTGAATACGCCAGTTCGTTTGCACGCCAAGCTTTTGGCCGTGAAAGATTTGCGCGGTATAGCTAAAGCCAACATCGGTGTAACGATGGAAATCGAAGGCAACAAGAAACCCGCCTACACAGGCGTTATTACGTTTCTGTACCACTTCCTGTAA
- a CDS encoding RNA polymerase sigma factor produces MATLPLNIDDASFMTAGHQDQQIQEAVRAQRGRLLSFIRRRIPDEADAEDVLQDVFYELVQSYRMVKPVEQVAAWLFRVARNKIIDRYRRPKTSSLEEAAAYHATQDAEESLLLADVLPAADSSTETALAREAIMEAILDALDELPPAQRQVFVWHEFEGKTFRQMEEETGVPLKTLISRKHYAVQQLRTKLQDLYTDLFTD; encoded by the coding sequence ATGGCAACACTACCTCTCAACATCGACGACGCCTCTTTCATGACGGCCGGGCACCAGGATCAGCAGATACAGGAGGCCGTGCGCGCGCAGCGCGGCCGGCTGCTGTCGTTCATCCGCCGGCGCATTCCCGATGAGGCCGATGCCGAAGACGTTCTGCAGGACGTGTTCTACGAGTTGGTGCAGAGCTACCGCATGGTGAAGCCGGTAGAGCAGGTGGCAGCCTGGCTGTTCCGCGTGGCCCGCAACAAAATCATCGACCGGTACCGCCGCCCCAAAACCTCTTCCCTGGAAGAAGCCGCCGCCTACCACGCCACTCAGGACGCGGAAGAATCCCTGCTGCTGGCCGACGTGCTGCCCGCCGCCGACTCCTCCACCGAAACTGCCCTGGCCCGCGAGGCCATCATGGAAGCTATTCTGGATGCCCTGGATGAGCTTCCGCCCGCCCAGCGCCAGGTATTTGTGTGGCACGAATTCGAAGGTAAAACCTTCCGGCAGATGGAAGAAGAAACCGGCGTGCCGCTCAAAACCCTCATTTCGCGCAAGCACTACGCCGTGCAACAACTGCGCACCAAACTACAGGACCTCTACACCGACCTGTTCACGGATTAA